In Paraburkholderia sp. PGU19, a single window of DNA contains:
- the dmeF gene encoding CDF family Co(II)/Ni(II) efflux transporter DmeF has product MSNFENSAFGAGHDHIFLGAAHEDNERRTWMVIALCSAMMVAEIVGGSLFGSLALVADGLHMSTHAGAMLIAALAYTYARRHAADNRFVFGTGKLGDLAGFTSAIVLAMIALLIAYEAVSRFLSPVPIHFGQAIPIAVLGLLVNLASVWLLSGNHHGHSHGHSHGHGHSRDDEHGHEDEVHRIFGSAGVFALSVFEDGVPPVFRITPETGSSKLNANAVSVTTIRSDGTHQTFTFAYRGDYLESKDDIPEPHAFRAVVRLPEGDHQVEFEEHEHDHDDAQAAANRDHNIRSAYIHVIADAAVSVLAIIGLLLARAFGWVWMDPLAGVIGALVIANWSWGLMRDTGGILLDMNPDKRMAENVRHVIEDNGDTVLDLHVWRVGPGHMSAIVSVATGEAQRNPGFYRAALKRFKGLSRVTVEVNPTPAA; this is encoded by the coding sequence ATGAGCAACTTTGAAAATTCCGCTTTTGGAGCGGGGCACGACCACATCTTTCTGGGCGCGGCCCATGAAGACAATGAGCGCAGAACCTGGATGGTGATTGCGCTTTGCAGCGCGATGATGGTGGCTGAAATTGTGGGCGGGAGTCTTTTTGGCTCGCTGGCGCTCGTCGCCGACGGTCTGCACATGTCGACGCACGCCGGCGCGATGCTCATCGCCGCATTGGCGTACACCTACGCGCGTAGGCACGCGGCCGACAACCGCTTCGTATTCGGCACCGGCAAGCTGGGCGACCTCGCGGGCTTTACCAGCGCCATCGTGCTCGCGATGATCGCGCTACTGATCGCGTACGAAGCCGTATCACGCTTTCTCTCGCCCGTGCCCATCCACTTCGGCCAGGCGATCCCTATCGCCGTGCTTGGACTGCTGGTCAATCTGGCGAGCGTCTGGCTGCTCAGCGGCAACCACCACGGCCACAGTCACGGGCATAGCCACGGTCACGGTCACAGCCGTGACGACGAACACGGTCACGAGGACGAGGTGCATCGCATCTTCGGCAGCGCGGGCGTATTTGCCTTGTCGGTCTTCGAAGACGGCGTACCGCCTGTCTTCCGCATCACACCCGAAACGGGTTCCTCGAAACTAAACGCCAACGCTGTTTCAGTTACGACGATCCGCTCCGACGGGACGCACCAGACCTTCACGTTTGCCTATCGCGGTGACTATCTGGAGTCGAAGGACGACATTCCTGAGCCGCACGCATTCAGGGCCGTTGTCCGTCTGCCCGAAGGTGACCATCAAGTCGAGTTCGAGGAACATGAGCACGATCACGACGACGCACAGGCGGCCGCGAACCGTGACCACAACATCCGTTCTGCCTACATTCACGTCATTGCCGACGCGGCGGTTTCCGTGCTGGCGATCATCGGCCTCTTGCTGGCGCGTGCGTTTGGGTGGGTCTGGATGGACCCGCTTGCGGGTGTAATCGGTGCACTTGTGATTGCAAACTGGTCGTGGGGCTTGATGCGAGATACGGGCGGCATTCTGCTCGACATGAATCCCGACAAGCGCATGGCCGAGAACGTCCGCCATGTCATCGAAGACAACGGCGACACCGTGCTCGACCTCCATGTCTGGCGCGTCGGTCCGGGGCACATGAGCGCGATCGTATCGGTGGCCACTGGTGAAGCGCAGCGCAACCCGGGCTTCTATCGCGCGGCACTCAAGCGTTTCAAGGGACTGTCGCGCGTG